One region of Arthrobacter sp. StoSoilB22 genomic DNA includes:
- a CDS encoding NAD-dependent epimerase/dehydratase family protein encodes MYVVTGAGPVGFTVAEQLAEQGHQVRVLTRSGSGPDHPLVERLRVDAADPVRLTEAVAGAAAVFHCIHGSAYRAAAWAAELPPAEQVVMDAAASAGAVVVFPESLYSYSEPDRVMTEASPRTAAGGKRGIRTALLAARQAHAANTVSVVAGDFFGPRVTMAHAGERMVKPILAGKAVQFIGSTKQPHSFTYVPDLAAAMIAAAHKPELWNTVLHAPTGPAVTQRDMAAAHASAAAVAAPKVSAVPGWVFRAAGIFSTDMRELAEMLYQFERPFLMDSSQSQKLLSLEPTPLAEAAAATVAWWRGAAHPTQASA; translated from the coding sequence ATGTACGTCGTCACAGGAGCAGGTCCCGTTGGTTTCACTGTCGCGGAGCAGTTGGCAGAGCAGGGTCACCAGGTGCGCGTCCTTACCCGCTCGGGCAGCGGCCCGGATCATCCACTGGTGGAGCGCCTGCGGGTGGATGCCGCCGACCCCGTGCGGCTCACTGAAGCGGTGGCAGGTGCCGCGGCAGTTTTCCATTGCATCCACGGCTCCGCCTACCGTGCAGCAGCGTGGGCCGCCGAACTTCCCCCAGCAGAGCAAGTGGTGATGGACGCAGCGGCATCCGCGGGCGCCGTCGTCGTCTTCCCCGAAAGTCTCTATTCGTACAGCGAACCTGACCGCGTGATGACCGAAGCAAGTCCCCGGACAGCCGCCGGCGGGAAGCGCGGCATCCGGACAGCACTGCTCGCGGCACGGCAGGCGCATGCGGCCAACACTGTGAGCGTGGTTGCCGGTGATTTCTTCGGGCCTCGCGTGACGATGGCGCATGCCGGCGAGCGCATGGTGAAGCCCATCCTGGCGGGCAAGGCAGTGCAGTTCATCGGGTCCACCAAGCAGCCACATTCCTTCACTTACGTTCCGGACCTTGCCGCTGCCATGATTGCGGCAGCGCATAAACCCGAGCTGTGGAACACCGTACTGCACGCCCCCACGGGCCCGGCCGTAACGCAGCGGGACATGGCCGCAGCGCACGCATCAGCCGCCGCTGTTGCCGCGCCGAAAGTCAGCGCCGTACCCGGATGGGTGTTCCGGGCGGCCGGCATCTTCTCCACTGACATGCGCGAACTGGCGGAAATGCTGTACCAGTTTGAGCGCCCGTTCCTAATGGATTCCTCGCAGAGCCAGAAGCTCCTGAGCCTCGAGCCGACTCCCTTGGCGGAAGCTGCAGCGGCCACCGTTGCGTGGTGGCGTGGCGCTGCACATCCGACCCAGGCATCGGCCTAG
- a CDS encoding helix-turn-helix domain-containing protein: MDNWSTYRHPASPLRDLGLACLGAGEQSGMLPSFAGRTLSSHAIVLVSEGSGHFMVDGRRLKVQAPAIIRLFPGVSHGYGPGPRGWKEHWLLFTGPTARALEELGCFARSQALVQLDGSSEVGLEEALGLFPALNAALLTGGPQGDLDASVLCQRVLIQTGKPRNPVVMDPRAKDNKLISALREAAHLPLTLSQLAASLKVPVPELRRAVQTATGVGPKELLIQLRIQRAQSLLADTDLPVQRIASLTGYDDAAYFSRLFTKKTGSSPSQFRREHQRADPMEQHTWDV; this comes from the coding sequence ATGGACAATTGGTCAACCTACCGGCATCCCGCGTCTCCCCTGAGGGATCTTGGCCTGGCATGCCTCGGTGCCGGTGAGCAAAGTGGGATGTTGCCCTCCTTTGCCGGACGAACCCTCAGCAGCCACGCCATAGTGCTGGTGAGCGAAGGATCCGGGCACTTCATGGTGGACGGCAGGCGCCTCAAGGTCCAGGCTCCTGCGATCATCAGGCTCTTCCCCGGGGTAAGCCATGGGTACGGACCTGGACCGAGGGGCTGGAAAGAGCATTGGTTGTTGTTCACCGGACCTACGGCGAGAGCATTGGAGGAGCTGGGATGCTTCGCACGGAGCCAGGCTCTTGTGCAGCTTGATGGTTCCTCGGAGGTTGGTTTGGAGGAGGCTCTTGGACTTTTTCCTGCTCTCAACGCGGCTCTCCTGACGGGTGGACCACAAGGAGATCTGGACGCCTCCGTGCTCTGCCAGCGGGTCCTGATCCAGACGGGCAAGCCGCGCAATCCGGTGGTCATGGACCCCCGGGCAAAAGACAACAAGCTGATCTCCGCACTTCGCGAGGCCGCCCACCTGCCGCTCACTTTGTCCCAGTTGGCCGCCTCGCTCAAGGTCCCGGTTCCCGAACTCCGGCGTGCGGTGCAGACCGCTACCGGTGTTGGCCCCAAGGAGCTCCTCATCCAGCTCCGGATACAGCGCGCCCAGTCATTGCTGGCTGACACGGATCTTCCCGTTCAAAGGATCGCGTCACTCACGGGCTATGACGACGCCGCTTACTTCAGCCGGCTCTTCACCAAGAAGACCGGGTCCTCGCCAAGCCAGTTCCGCCGGGAGCACCAGCGTGCTGACCCGATGGAGCAGCACACGTGGGATGTCTGA
- a CDS encoding carbohydrate ABC transporter permease, which produces MSASTLSRPHGTAPSEQAHRRTGPRSNRGSSNRGGGFASKLTVHGLLIIGSAYMVVPVLWLVFASTKNAADLYGTSAYALGNFSLFENIANVANQDGGLFFRWLANSVMYAGVGAVLGSLISVMAGYAFDKFHFRWKDSLFGFVLVGVLIPNTATVLPMYLLASLVGMTNTIWAVLIPVLCNPFGVYLARIYSASYVPAETLEAARMDGAGPIRSFFSLGLPMMMPGYITIALFQFVGVWNNFMLPLVMLQDQQLLPVSVGISIWQGYSVPQPEFTPMVITGSLLSIIPLLVAFIMLQRFWKSGLTAGSVK; this is translated from the coding sequence ATGAGCGCCTCAACACTCTCCCGCCCACACGGCACAGCTCCTTCCGAACAAGCTCACCGCCGCACCGGACCCCGTTCCAACCGCGGCAGTTCCAACCGCGGGGGCGGCTTCGCCAGCAAGCTCACCGTCCACGGGCTCCTGATCATCGGCTCCGCCTACATGGTGGTACCGGTCCTGTGGCTGGTGTTCGCTTCCACCAAGAACGCTGCAGACCTGTATGGCACCAGCGCCTATGCCTTGGGCAACTTCTCCTTGTTCGAGAACATCGCCAACGTGGCCAATCAGGATGGCGGCCTGTTCTTCCGCTGGCTGGCCAACTCCGTGATGTATGCCGGTGTTGGCGCTGTACTGGGCAGCCTGATTTCGGTCATGGCCGGCTATGCGTTCGACAAATTCCACTTCCGCTGGAAGGACTCGCTGTTCGGTTTCGTCCTGGTGGGTGTCCTGATTCCCAACACGGCCACAGTGCTGCCCATGTACCTCCTGGCATCCCTGGTGGGCATGACCAACACCATCTGGGCAGTCCTCATCCCGGTCCTTTGCAACCCCTTCGGCGTGTACCTGGCCCGGATTTACTCCGCCAGCTACGTTCCGGCCGAAACCCTTGAAGCCGCGCGCATGGACGGGGCCGGACCCATCCGGTCCTTCTTCTCGCTGGGCTTGCCCATGATGATGCCGGGCTACATCACCATCGCCCTTTTCCAGTTCGTGGGGGTGTGGAACAACTTCATGCTCCCCTTGGTGATGCTCCAGGACCAGCAACTGCTGCCCGTCAGCGTCGGCATCTCCATCTGGCAGGGCTACTCGGTACCGCAGCCCGAATTCACGCCCATGGTCATCACGGGTTCGCTGTTGTCCATCATTCCGCTGCTGGTGGCATTCATCATGCTGCAGCGTTTCTGGAAGTCCGGCCTCACCGCAGGGAGCGTCAAGTGA
- a CDS encoding sugar ABC transporter substrate-binding protein codes for MKRRHLFAGVAGLAASTLLLAACGTGPTPAAAPTPTEDPSGSITFWSSLAGMDKVAEAFNASQDKIKVSFETIPNGANGGYAKLSTAITAGNGPDVATIEYPQLPQFVSNSQVIPLDGLINKAETVDKLTDETKALVQFGEKTYALPYDAAPMLMWYRQDMLAKAGVEVPKTWDEFEEAGKKLKAVAPDSYLASFNPNEVAASAGLAWQAGAKWFGTEGDSWKVGVNDEATQKVASYWQKLIDQKIVKVSQAYSDEWSLDLANSNVVGVLGANWSATGIQKRTEASGQKGQWIAAELPTWGEESGAFYGGSSFNVTKSSKNPAAAAKFVEFLTSSQEAIKARGNTGSAFLAFPGLTPVAQKAYDASYFGNDIYEVFNKAYGTITPGWQWGPNWDITNTALKDAYGKLTTGGTIRDAVDTAQDATVASLKQAGLSVTE; via the coding sequence ATGAAGCGTCGTCATCTCTTTGCCGGAGTAGCTGGCTTGGCTGCCAGCACTCTGTTGCTGGCCGCCTGCGGCACCGGCCCCACCCCTGCGGCAGCGCCCACACCCACGGAAGACCCTTCAGGTTCCATCACCTTCTGGTCCTCGTTGGCAGGCATGGACAAAGTGGCTGAAGCGTTCAACGCCAGCCAGGACAAGATCAAGGTCAGCTTCGAAACCATTCCCAACGGTGCCAACGGTGGTTACGCAAAGCTCTCCACCGCCATCACGGCAGGCAACGGCCCGGACGTAGCCACCATCGAATACCCGCAGCTGCCCCAGTTCGTCAGCAACAGCCAGGTGATCCCGCTCGATGGCCTGATCAACAAGGCCGAAACTGTGGACAAACTCACGGACGAGACCAAGGCTTTGGTCCAGTTCGGTGAGAAGACCTATGCGCTTCCATACGACGCAGCCCCCATGCTCATGTGGTATCGCCAAGACATGCTGGCGAAGGCCGGCGTCGAGGTCCCCAAGACCTGGGATGAATTCGAAGAAGCCGGCAAAAAGCTCAAGGCCGTAGCGCCCGACTCCTACCTGGCCAGCTTCAACCCCAACGAGGTAGCGGCGAGCGCCGGCTTGGCCTGGCAGGCAGGTGCCAAGTGGTTCGGAACCGAAGGCGACAGCTGGAAGGTGGGCGTCAATGATGAAGCGACGCAGAAGGTTGCCTCCTACTGGCAGAAGCTCATTGACCAGAAGATCGTCAAGGTCAGCCAGGCCTACAGTGACGAGTGGAGTTTGGACCTGGCCAACAGCAACGTAGTTGGTGTCCTCGGTGCCAACTGGAGCGCAACCGGTATCCAGAAGCGCACCGAAGCCAGCGGCCAGAAGGGCCAGTGGATCGCTGCAGAACTGCCCACCTGGGGCGAGGAGTCCGGTGCCTTTTACGGCGGATCCAGCTTCAACGTGACCAAGAGCAGCAAGAACCCGGCAGCGGCCGCCAAGTTTGTAGAGTTCCTCACCAGCAGCCAGGAAGCCATTAAGGCCCGTGGCAACACCGGCTCCGCGTTCCTGGCCTTCCCGGGCCTGACTCCGGTGGCACAGAAGGCCTATGACGCCAGCTACTTCGGCAACGACATCTATGAGGTCTTCAACAAGGCGTACGGCACCATCACCCCGGGCTGGCAGTGGGGTCCCAACTGGGACATCACCAACACCGCCCTCAAAGACGCCTACGGCAAGCTGACCACCGGCGGCACCATCCGTGACGCCGTCGATACTGCCCAGGACGCCACCGTGGCAAGTCTGAAGCAGGCCGGTCTGTCCGTCACAGAGTAA
- a CDS encoding sugar ABC transporter permease: protein MATQALTTTVRRQGRALAGTGGRTAALFLVPFFAVFAIAMIAPVIYSLVLSFHSQQKSGLGFGEAKTVFVGLENYAQVFQSETFVEGIARLGLYCLIYIPCMVGGAVVFALLLDATVAKARKLFQLLVFLPHAVPGVIAALIWAYLYTPGISPLVQALQGGGIQVNFLDAHLVLPSIVNIGVWEWTGYNVIILFTALQAVPREILEAARVDGAGEIRAAISIKFPLILPALSVIMLFTIIGTLQLFTEPSIISKATASVTSTWVPNLWAYDAAFIRHNLNQAAAASIIIAGLAAVLSLAVTRLSSRMNKS from the coding sequence ATGGCCACCCAGGCCCTCACCACCACAGTGCGCCGCCAAGGCCGCGCACTGGCGGGAACCGGCGGAAGGACTGCCGCACTGTTCCTGGTTCCCTTCTTCGCGGTCTTCGCGATCGCCATGATCGCACCGGTGATCTACTCCCTGGTGCTGAGTTTCCACTCGCAGCAAAAGTCCGGGCTGGGCTTCGGTGAAGCCAAGACGGTCTTCGTAGGACTCGAGAACTATGCGCAGGTCTTCCAGTCCGAAACGTTTGTGGAAGGCATCGCCCGCCTTGGCTTGTACTGCCTGATCTACATTCCCTGCATGGTGGGCGGCGCAGTGGTCTTCGCCCTCCTCCTGGACGCAACGGTGGCCAAGGCGCGCAAGCTCTTCCAGCTCCTGGTATTTCTTCCCCACGCAGTCCCCGGCGTCATCGCCGCCCTCATTTGGGCCTACCTCTACACCCCTGGTATCAGCCCGCTGGTCCAGGCTCTCCAAGGCGGCGGGATCCAGGTCAACTTCCTCGACGCGCACTTGGTCCTTCCGTCCATCGTGAACATCGGGGTCTGGGAATGGACCGGTTACAACGTCATCATCCTGTTCACCGCTTTGCAGGCAGTTCCCCGCGAAATCCTGGAAGCCGCCCGCGTGGACGGTGCCGGCGAAATCCGCGCTGCCATCAGCATCAAGTTCCCGCTGATCCTTCCGGCATTGAGTGTCATCATGCTCTTCACCATCATCGGAACCCTGCAGTTGTTCACGGAACCGTCCATCATCTCCAAGGCCACAGCATCAGTCACCAGTACCTGGGTTCCCAACCTCTGGGCCTATGACGCGGCCTTCATCCGCCACAACCTCAACCAGGCCGCGGCTGCCTCCATCATCATCGCCGGGCTGGCAGCAGTACTGTCCCTGGCCGTCACCCGCCTAAGCTCCAGGATGAACAAATCATGA
- a CDS encoding PQQ-binding-like beta-propeller repeat protein, with amino-acid sequence MKKSNISRRSVLQVGGAASLAAAIGLAAGQPASASGLLGSKPKATEILDLGPAVVQFSLMSGLLVGDVLYIGSRNLEPVRIIAFHLPTGKVIGQTEISNGHSIQTLAADASGRYLYAGVLQKSTGVLPNLFRWDLNSLGTKATAIGYIGDRDVRDLSVAPNGRLYIVGGGSPTPPALWEFDPATGQITSLGIPDAGATLARAVAATDSTIFFGAGSTLNGGSGASRACLFAYDRAAKTFTNVTPVEMLKDPSIRDLGIVGDKLMVSSAGSLENSKIAAVSLSNPKTYVQTLSEGKTAKNFAAIGDKVYFANETGLIAYSLSANAISAVPYQGPSLGEIWGVDAKGGKVLVTSGYGFVAEIDPATGSTTTTDLGEAGAPADPQSVMGIAAGAGYVYVGGNGVIARRSLRTGQVNNMNAPGEAKDAIVVNGALYTGQYSGQGIWSYDPRNGKPITQVATFPAEQNRPLDVCWDERNELVLVAAQADTEGGGSLWTYDPRTGKKGFFLNPIDNVQLLRAVASRDGVAYLGGGNPNLDGAGTVVAFNPVAGKESWRLDAGDGAGIAALAVQGKYLYGVTRKGGLFVIDLPKRKVVHRSDITSVSYGFAALVTNRGAVYGVSNTHVFRFDPKTFEVATVVADIDGAWYSGSHINNDEDGYLYTMRGRNLVRINDHPRR; translated from the coding sequence ATGAAGAAATCGAACATCAGCAGACGGTCAGTCCTGCAAGTAGGCGGAGCAGCGTCGCTCGCCGCGGCCATCGGGCTGGCAGCCGGCCAACCGGCGTCGGCGTCCGGCCTCCTGGGGTCCAAGCCAAAGGCGACGGAAATCCTGGACCTGGGTCCCGCCGTCGTACAGTTCTCCTTGATGAGCGGCTTGCTGGTTGGCGACGTTCTTTACATCGGTTCCCGTAACCTGGAGCCCGTCCGGATTATTGCCTTCCACCTCCCCACCGGGAAGGTCATTGGCCAGACCGAAATCAGCAACGGGCACTCCATTCAGACCCTGGCCGCCGACGCTTCCGGCCGGTACCTCTACGCCGGTGTCCTGCAGAAGTCCACAGGCGTGCTGCCCAACCTGTTCCGCTGGGACCTGAACAGTCTCGGCACCAAGGCTACGGCGATCGGCTACATCGGAGACCGGGACGTCCGGGACCTCAGCGTTGCGCCCAACGGTCGCCTCTATATTGTGGGTGGCGGCAGCCCGACGCCGCCTGCACTGTGGGAGTTCGACCCCGCCACCGGGCAGATCACCAGCCTGGGAATCCCCGACGCCGGTGCCACCCTCGCCCGTGCGGTGGCCGCCACCGACTCCACGATCTTCTTCGGGGCAGGCAGCACGCTCAATGGTGGAAGCGGCGCAAGCCGGGCCTGCTTGTTCGCTTATGACCGCGCTGCCAAGACCTTCACCAATGTCACTCCGGTCGAAATGCTGAAGGATCCCAGCATCCGCGATCTTGGCATCGTGGGAGACAAGCTGATGGTGAGCTCTGCCGGTTCCCTGGAGAACTCCAAGATTGCTGCTGTGAGTCTCAGCAACCCGAAAACCTACGTGCAAACCCTCTCCGAGGGGAAGACAGCCAAGAACTTTGCGGCCATTGGCGACAAAGTGTACTTCGCCAACGAAACCGGGCTGATTGCTTATAGCTTGTCCGCCAACGCGATCTCGGCGGTGCCGTACCAAGGGCCTTCACTGGGGGAGATCTGGGGTGTCGACGCCAAGGGCGGCAAGGTGTTGGTCACCTCGGGCTACGGCTTCGTGGCGGAGATCGACCCCGCAACCGGCAGCACCACGACCACCGACCTCGGCGAAGCCGGCGCACCCGCTGATCCGCAATCCGTCATGGGAATCGCGGCGGGCGCGGGCTACGTCTATGTGGGAGGCAACGGCGTCATTGCACGCCGCTCGCTACGGACCGGGCAAGTCAACAACATGAACGCCCCGGGAGAGGCGAAAGACGCGATCGTGGTCAACGGCGCCCTGTACACCGGGCAATACAGCGGCCAGGGCATCTGGAGCTACGACCCCCGGAACGGAAAGCCGATCACGCAGGTGGCAACGTTCCCTGCCGAACAGAACCGTCCCCTGGACGTCTGCTGGGACGAGCGCAACGAACTGGTCCTCGTGGCGGCGCAAGCGGACACCGAGGGCGGCGGCTCACTATGGACCTATGATCCCCGGACGGGCAAGAAGGGATTCTTCCTGAACCCGATCGACAACGTGCAGTTGCTCCGGGCGGTGGCGTCCCGCGACGGCGTGGCCTACTTGGGCGGCGGCAATCCAAATCTCGATGGCGCAGGAACCGTAGTGGCATTCAACCCTGTGGCAGGGAAGGAATCGTGGCGACTGGATGCCGGCGACGGTGCGGGCATCGCAGCCCTCGCCGTGCAGGGCAAGTACCTCTACGGTGTGACGCGCAAGGGTGGCCTTTTTGTCATAGACCTACCCAAACGCAAGGTTGTTCACCGTTCGGACATCACCTCGGTCAGCTACGGCTTCGCGGCCCTGGTCACCAACCGCGGTGCGGTGTACGGCGTTTCCAACACCCACGTCTTCCGCTTCGACCCGAAGACCTTCGAAGTAGCCACCGTGGTGGCTGATATCGACGGCGCCTGGTACAGCGGCTCGCACATCAACAATGACGAGGACGGCTACCTCTACACCATGCGGGGACGAAACCTCGTGCGGATCAACGACCACCCACGGCGGTAG
- a CDS encoding glucosamine-6-phosphate deaminase: MAEIIIVRDQAEAGRVAASIFAKQIITNPGTVLGLATGSTPLSTYAALARAVRDDRIDVSGVRGFALDEYLGVPPQHPESYRSVITREVVEPLGLNPNHVFTPRGTGPDVTLAGTEYEAMITEAGGIDIQILGIGSNGHVGFNEPGSSLASATRIKALAEQTRKDNARFFGSLEEVPTHCITQGLGTILRARQLVLLAFGAHKAQAVAAALEGPVSSAVPGSVVQQHPQATVIIDEDAAAKLAHAEYYRHAWRSAQELHAAGS, from the coding sequence ATGGCAGAAATCATCATTGTCCGCGACCAAGCCGAGGCTGGAAGAGTGGCGGCGTCGATCTTCGCAAAGCAGATCATCACGAACCCGGGCACCGTGCTTGGCCTCGCCACCGGATCCACCCCTCTGTCCACCTACGCCGCATTGGCGCGGGCAGTCCGCGATGACCGGATCGATGTTTCCGGCGTGCGTGGCTTCGCCTTGGACGAGTACCTCGGCGTCCCACCGCAGCACCCCGAGAGCTACCGCTCCGTGATCACCCGCGAGGTGGTGGAGCCTTTGGGATTGAATCCGAATCACGTGTTCACGCCCAGAGGTACGGGCCCGGACGTCACCCTGGCCGGCACGGAGTACGAAGCGATGATCACGGAGGCCGGGGGCATCGACATCCAAATTCTCGGCATCGGTTCCAACGGCCATGTGGGTTTCAACGAGCCCGGCTCATCCTTGGCATCGGCGACCCGAATAAAGGCGCTGGCCGAACAAACACGCAAGGACAATGCCCGCTTTTTCGGGTCCCTTGAGGAGGTTCCCACCCACTGCATCACCCAAGGCCTGGGCACCATCCTCCGTGCCAGGCAGTTGGTGCTGCTGGCCTTCGGAGCTCACAAAGCCCAGGCCGTTGCGGCGGCTTTGGAAGGGCCCGTTTCCTCGGCGGTGCCCGGCTCTGTGGTTCAACAGCATCCGCAGGCCACGGTGATCATCGATGAGGACGCCGCCGCAAAGCTGGCTCATGCCGAGTACTACCGGCACGCGTGGCGCTCGGCGCAGGAGCTGCATGCAGCAGGTTCTTAG
- a CDS encoding CPBP family intramembrane glutamic endopeptidase translates to MHESDSGWIRFWNRGTWWKALLFIAAYWGVYELIGLGIGTLSGSFINLKDPLADPLTAFLMLALPILIAGILLFLFARSLGWVKEIFGPQPLRGKAWMWVAIPLLVIPIFLRLVATNWSAYSVGLVLVMAFFGLCVGFTEELATRGIVVNMLRNGGYGERLVFVLSTAYFALLHSGNILTMEPLVVAVTVVYTFGFGAMMYLSMRVTGSITWAILLHAATDPTTFLATGGIDAATESAGAAGLISIAGLFNWVYILLALLAIFLVKGHATRNKLDSPDSIDAA, encoded by the coding sequence ATGCATGAAAGTGACTCTGGATGGATCCGCTTTTGGAACCGCGGGACATGGTGGAAAGCCCTTTTGTTCATTGCTGCCTACTGGGGCGTCTATGAACTGATCGGGCTGGGTATCGGCACCCTGTCTGGGAGCTTCATCAACCTGAAGGACCCGTTGGCTGATCCACTCACCGCGTTCCTCATGCTTGCGCTGCCCATCCTGATCGCCGGAATATTGCTGTTCCTCTTTGCACGCTCGCTCGGTTGGGTCAAGGAGATTTTCGGCCCCCAGCCCCTCCGGGGGAAGGCTTGGATGTGGGTTGCGATTCCCCTCCTCGTCATCCCTATCTTCCTGCGGCTGGTAGCGACCAACTGGTCCGCGTACTCTGTTGGACTTGTTCTGGTCATGGCCTTCTTCGGCCTCTGCGTGGGATTTACCGAAGAACTCGCCACACGAGGAATCGTTGTTAACATGCTCCGCAACGGGGGCTACGGTGAACGGCTGGTCTTCGTTTTGTCTACCGCGTATTTCGCCTTGCTGCACAGCGGAAACATCCTCACAATGGAGCCGCTGGTTGTGGCCGTGACCGTGGTCTACACCTTCGGATTTGGTGCCATGATGTACCTCTCCATGCGGGTCACAGGCAGCATCACCTGGGCAATCCTGCTGCACGCCGCCACGGATCCAACCACGTTCCTGGCCACAGGTGGCATCGATGCAGCCACCGAATCAGCCGGAGCGGCCGGCCTGATTTCAATCGCCGGGCTCTTCAACTGGGTCTACATTCTTTTGGCATTGCTGGCCATCTTCCTCGTCAAGGGACATGCCACGAGAAACAAGCTCGACTCCCCCGATTCCATCGACGCGGCCTGA
- a CDS encoding phytanoyl-CoA dioxygenase family protein, with protein MLTSNGYVLDESDSRLAELEPVPPAERRDREALWARLRRDGYLYLKGQLNPEQLLDFREFYFGSLSGANVYAEGTDPREGIAAPGDVDRAVLRRGLFQHIVPGPEYQALCTAEGIADWFAWFLENDVHLHRRKIIRHTKPGDSGIGTATQAHYDLVYLREGSDRVLSMWIPLGDCPRERGGLAYLEGSHHWVMAEEREGTLKMPAASITADLPGLANEHDARWLVTDYEVGDVVVHSVHIVHAALDNTDSNGTMRLSTDIRYQRLSEPIDWRWQEHWNYDDGL; from the coding sequence ATGTTGACTTCGAATGGCTACGTCCTGGACGAATCGGATTCCCGTCTCGCCGAACTTGAGCCGGTGCCACCTGCCGAGCGCCGGGACCGTGAAGCCCTGTGGGCCAGGCTCCGCAGAGACGGGTACCTCTACTTGAAGGGTCAGCTGAACCCGGAACAGTTGCTGGATTTCAGGGAGTTCTACTTTGGCTCTCTGAGCGGAGCCAACGTCTACGCGGAGGGTACGGATCCCCGTGAGGGCATTGCGGCGCCTGGTGACGTGGACCGTGCTGTGTTGCGCCGTGGCCTCTTCCAGCACATCGTTCCCGGGCCGGAGTATCAAGCACTGTGCACTGCGGAGGGGATTGCCGACTGGTTTGCCTGGTTCCTCGAAAATGACGTGCATCTGCACCGGCGAAAAATCATTCGCCACACCAAGCCCGGTGACAGCGGCATAGGAACGGCCACCCAAGCTCACTACGATCTGGTCTATCTCCGCGAAGGCAGTGATCGCGTGTTGTCCATGTGGATTCCGTTGGGTGATTGCCCGCGCGAGCGTGGTGGCCTGGCTTATTTGGAGGGCAGCCACCACTGGGTGATGGCCGAGGAGCGGGAGGGAACGTTGAAGATGCCCGCAGCCTCAATCACGGCAGACCTCCCCGGCCTGGCGAATGAGCACGACGCCCGGTGGCTCGTGACCGATTACGAGGTGGGTGACGTGGTGGTCCACTCCGTGCATATTGTGCACGCGGCCTTGGACAACACTGACAGCAACGGCACAATGCGCCTGTCCACTGACATCCGCTACCAGCGTCTCAGCGAACCCATCGACTGGCGATGGCAGGAGCATTGGAATTACGACGACGGGCTCTAG
- a CDS encoding substrate-binding domain-containing protein: MLSSERHEKILRELEMRGTLTVNGFAEKIGLSTMTIRRDLTQLAAQGLLRRVHGGAVPVPSERQGDTVHRRSRQPLATLGLIVPTTGYYFPEIIRGAESAARELNARLILGVSNYSAEDEQRQLQRMVANSVDGILLATAGSLEPGSPTFELLSGLRIPVVLVERSSRVFESVMSDHSYGAELALEHLASLGHRRIGLAIATSPTAPWLRESHERMVAKLGLETDAPIMEYVRSVVGAGNNQKEFAKFLKDCRRTETRAALVLPDEEAITLINLAEESGLDVPEDLAIVAYDDEVADLAPVPLTSIAPPKRDVGHAAVAMCMERLAGKTGSAVSPALRRVSLAPKLIIRESTVPGEDAE; encoded by the coding sequence ATGCTTAGCAGCGAACGCCACGAGAAGATTCTGCGTGAGCTTGAAATGAGGGGAACCCTCACCGTCAATGGCTTTGCGGAGAAGATCGGCCTGTCCACCATGACCATCCGCCGGGACCTGACGCAGCTCGCTGCCCAAGGACTGCTGCGCCGGGTCCACGGCGGTGCGGTTCCCGTCCCCTCTGAACGGCAGGGCGACACCGTTCACAGGAGATCCCGTCAGCCGCTCGCGACCCTCGGCCTTATTGTCCCGACCACCGGCTACTACTTTCCTGAGATCATCCGCGGCGCGGAATCAGCCGCGAGGGAATTAAACGCCCGGCTGATTCTGGGGGTCAGCAACTACTCCGCCGAGGATGAGCAACGGCAGCTCCAACGCATGGTGGCCAACTCCGTGGACGGGATACTGTTGGCCACCGCCGGGTCTCTTGAACCCGGATCTCCAACGTTCGAGCTGCTGTCCGGGCTGCGAATCCCCGTAGTTCTCGTGGAACGTTCAAGCCGGGTGTTTGAATCCGTGATGTCCGATCACAGTTATGGAGCCGAGCTTGCCCTCGAGCACCTCGCATCCCTGGGCCACCGCAGGATTGGACTTGCCATCGCCACCAGCCCCACAGCGCCGTGGCTCCGTGAAAGCCACGAACGCATGGTGGCCAAGCTAGGGCTCGAAACTGATGCGCCCATCATGGAATACGTCCGGTCAGTGGTGGGGGCAGGCAACAACCAAAAGGAGTTCGCGAAATTCCTCAAAGACTGCCGCCGCACTGAGACGCGCGCGGCCCTGGTGCTTCCGGACGAGGAAGCCATCACCCTGATCAACCTCGCCGAGGAATCGGGGCTTGACGTCCCCGAGGACCTGGCGATCGTGGCCTATGACGACGAGGTGGCGGACCTCGCCCCGGTACCCCTGACCTCCATCGCCCCGCCGAAGCGGGACGTAGGCCATGCTGCCGTCGCCATGTGCATGGAGCGCCTCGCGGGCAAAACCGGCTCCGCCGTGTCACCTGCACTCCGCCGCGTGAGCCTGGCGCCGAAGCTGATTATTCGGGAGTCCACCGTGCCGGGGGAGGACGCGGAGTAG